Proteins encoded within one genomic window of Brachybacterium avium:
- a CDS encoding sugar ABC transporter ATP-binding protein, translating to MTDAQPALLTLEGVSKSFGPVTVIDDVTVHVRAGQVEVLLGENGAGKSTLIKMMSGIYQPGAGRILVDGSPVQLPDVRAAERHGIATIHQELNLVPQLSVAENITLGRTPKRFGMVDRRRMHQIARDALEQIGLDVDLDQPVGELGIARQQLVEIAKALSQNARLLILDEPTAALTGREIDALFRVVEDLKSQNVGMVFISHHLDEIPRIGDTVSVLRDGKFIATVPADTSQDELVSLMVGRDIADQFPRKRPETQGEVLLEVEGLTSEGTFEGVDFTVHAGEVLGIAGLVGAGRTEVLRAVFGADPYDAGSVTLQGRPLRSHDVGRSIARGLGLVPEDRKTQGLVLDAGVAENAGYATLRSTAKRGLADRRGQRRRAAKVTEQLSVKMAGLDQPIRNLSGGNQQKVVFARWVMAGSTVLLLDEPTRGVDVGAKVEIYELINEITEAGGAVVMVSSELPEVLGMSDRILVMSNGQVAGTLDANDATEDSVMSLAVSAISSAVTDEDPTTPTAEAS from the coding sequence ATGACTGACGCGCAACCCGCCCTGCTCACCCTCGAGGGGGTGAGCAAATCCTTCGGCCCGGTCACCGTCATCGATGACGTCACCGTGCATGTCCGCGCCGGCCAGGTCGAGGTCCTCCTCGGCGAGAACGGCGCCGGGAAGTCCACGCTAATCAAGATGATGTCCGGCATCTACCAGCCGGGCGCCGGCCGGATCCTGGTCGACGGCTCCCCCGTCCAGCTGCCCGATGTCAGAGCCGCTGAACGGCACGGCATCGCCACCATCCACCAGGAGCTGAACCTGGTGCCCCAGCTCAGCGTCGCCGAGAACATCACGCTCGGCCGCACCCCGAAGCGTTTCGGCATGGTCGACCGCCGCCGGATGCACCAGATCGCCCGGGACGCGCTCGAGCAGATCGGTCTCGACGTCGACCTCGATCAGCCCGTCGGCGAGCTCGGCATCGCCCGCCAGCAGCTGGTCGAGATCGCCAAGGCGCTCTCCCAGAACGCGCGCCTGCTGATCCTCGACGAGCCGACCGCCGCCCTCACCGGGCGCGAGATCGATGCCCTGTTCCGGGTGGTCGAGGATCTGAAGAGCCAGAACGTCGGCATGGTGTTCATCTCCCACCATCTCGATGAGATCCCCCGCATCGGCGACACCGTCTCCGTGCTGCGCGACGGCAAGTTCATCGCCACCGTCCCCGCCGACACCTCCCAGGACGAGCTCGTCTCCCTCATGGTGGGCCGCGACATCGCCGACCAGTTCCCCCGCAAGCGCCCCGAGACCCAGGGCGAGGTGCTGCTCGAGGTCGAGGGCCTGACCAGCGAGGGCACCTTCGAAGGCGTCGACTTCACCGTCCACGCCGGAGAGGTGCTCGGCATCGCCGGGCTCGTCGGCGCGGGACGCACCGAGGTGCTGCGCGCCGTGTTCGGCGCCGATCCCTACGACGCCGGCTCCGTGACCCTGCAGGGCCGGCCCCTGCGCAGCCACGACGTCGGCCGCTCCATCGCCCGGGGCCTGGGCCTGGTGCCCGAGGACCGCAAGACCCAGGGCCTGGTGCTGGATGCGGGCGTCGCCGAGAACGCCGGCTACGCCACCCTGCGCTCCACCGCCAAGAGGGGCCTCGCCGACCGGCGCGGCCAGCGCCGCCGCGCCGCGAAGGTCACCGAGCAGCTCTCGGTGAAGATGGCGGGCCTGGACCAGCCGATCCGCAACCTCTCCGGCGGCAACCAGCAGAAGGTCGTCTTCGCCCGCTGGGTGATGGCCGGCTCCACCGTGCTGCTGCTGGACGAACCCACCCGCGGCGTCGACGTCGGCGCCAAGGTCGAGATCTACGAGCTGATCAACGAGATCACCGAGGCCGGCGGCGCCGTCGTCATGGTCTCCAGCGAACTGCCCGAGGTGCTCGGCATGAGCGACCGCATCCTCGTGATGAGCAACGGCCAGGTCGCCGGGACCCTCGACGCGAACGACGCCACCGAGGACTCCGTCATGAGCCTCGCCGTCTCCGCCATCTCGTCGGCCGTGACCGACGAGGACCCCACCACGCCGACCGCCGAGGCGTCCTGA
- a CDS encoding ABC transporter permease encodes MTATTTSPSPTTRKGPTTLSRLGHWAMNNGALVGLILLCIGLFIATPSFLTVPNLINIGIQASVVAILAFGMTFVIVTAGIDLSVGSVAALGAVVSAYSFASLNLPGILTLVVGLLIGALAGAISGLSIAYGKLPSFIATLAMMSVARGLTLVVSNGTPITTSKSVSFMGGSLGGFPVPILAMVVAGVVCWFILTRTVLGRSMYAIGGNEEAARLSGLPVKKILVIVYALSGLFAGLAGMVLAGRLSSAGPQAGVGYELDAIAAVVIGGASLAGGSGRATGTLVGAILLAVIRNGLNILNVSSFWQQVVIGLVIALAVGFDVLRRKTSR; translated from the coding sequence ATGACCGCGACCACTACCTCACCCAGCCCCACCACCCGCAAGGGCCCCACCACCCTGTCGCGCCTCGGCCACTGGGCGATGAACAACGGCGCCCTCGTGGGCCTGATCCTGCTGTGCATCGGCCTGTTCATCGCCACCCCGAGCTTCCTGACCGTCCCGAACCTCATCAACATCGGCATCCAGGCCTCCGTCGTCGCGATCCTCGCCTTCGGCATGACCTTCGTGATCGTCACCGCCGGCATCGACCTCTCCGTCGGCTCCGTCGCAGCGCTCGGCGCCGTGGTCTCCGCCTACTCCTTCGCCTCGCTGAACCTGCCCGGCATCCTCACCCTCGTGGTGGGGCTGCTGATCGGTGCACTGGCCGGCGCGATCTCGGGCCTGTCCATCGCCTACGGCAAGCTGCCCTCCTTCATCGCGACGCTCGCGATGATGAGCGTGGCCCGCGGCCTGACCCTCGTCGTCTCCAACGGCACCCCCATCACCACCTCGAAGTCCGTCTCCTTCATGGGCGGCAGCCTCGGCGGCTTCCCCGTCCCGATCCTGGCGATGGTGGTCGCGGGGGTGGTGTGCTGGTTCATCCTCACCCGCACCGTGCTGGGCCGCTCCATGTACGCCATCGGCGGCAACGAGGAGGCCGCGCGACTGTCCGGCCTGCCCGTCAAGAAGATCCTCGTGATCGTCTACGCCCTCTCCGGCCTGTTCGCGGGCCTCGCCGGGATGGTCCTCGCCGGGCGGCTCTCCTCCGCCGGCCCCCAGGCCGGTGTCGGCTACGAGCTGGACGCGATCGCCGCCGTCGTCATCGGTGGGGCGTCGCTGGCCGGCGGCTCCGGCCGCGCCACCGGCACCCTGGTCGGCGCGATCCTGCTGGCCGTGATCCGCAACGGGCTGAACATCCTCAACGTCTCCTCGTTCTGGCAGCAGGTCGTGATCGGCCTGGTGATCGCCCTGGCCGTCGGCTTCGACGTGCTGCGCCGCAAGACCTCCCGCTGA
- a CDS encoding ribokinase → MSPADTIAVVGSINVDLSAQVARHPQPGETLHGRGGQMTPGGKGANQAVAAAKLGGSVQMIGAVGTDAQAEVGLSGLRAADVGLDGVREIEGPTGLAIVTVAEDGENTIVVIAGANDAVDAAQVTASREVLEGAAIVVCQGEIPRDGIEALPALVQGRFLHNPAPVMELDPAVLRASDPLVVNEHEAALVLAQLTPEMDPPQQPELIAGALRAAGIASVVLTLGAQGSLVADSDGTHRIPAAPVTAVDTTGAGDAFIGALAVGLARSESLPVAARFASRVGAFAATGHGAQPSYPGSEDQLPQLDGAGA, encoded by the coding sequence GTGAGCCCCGCAGACACGATCGCGGTGGTCGGGTCGATCAACGTCGACCTCAGCGCCCAAGTGGCCCGCCACCCCCAGCCGGGGGAGACCCTCCACGGCCGCGGCGGACAGATGACGCCCGGCGGCAAGGGCGCGAACCAGGCCGTCGCCGCCGCGAAGCTCGGCGGGAGCGTGCAGATGATCGGCGCCGTCGGCACCGACGCCCAGGCCGAGGTGGGCCTGTCCGGCCTGCGCGCGGCCGACGTGGGCCTGGACGGCGTGCGCGAGATCGAGGGGCCGACGGGCCTGGCGATCGTGACCGTCGCCGAGGACGGCGAGAACACCATCGTGGTGATCGCCGGCGCCAACGACGCCGTGGACGCCGCCCAGGTGACCGCCTCCCGCGAGGTGCTCGAGGGTGCGGCGATCGTGGTGTGCCAGGGCGAGATCCCCCGAGACGGGATCGAGGCCCTGCCCGCTCTCGTACAGGGACGGTTCCTGCACAACCCCGCCCCGGTCATGGAGCTGGACCCGGCCGTGCTGCGGGCCTCCGACCCGCTGGTGGTCAACGAGCACGAGGCCGCCCTGGTCCTCGCGCAGCTGACCCCCGAGATGGACCCGCCGCAGCAGCCGGAACTGATCGCAGGCGCCCTGCGCGCCGCCGGCATCGCCTCCGTGGTCCTGACCCTGGGGGCGCAGGGCTCACTCGTGGCCGACTCCGACGGGACCCACAGGATCCCCGCGGCGCCGGTGACCGCAGTGGACACCACCGGCGCCGGCGACGCGTTCATCGGCGCGCTCGCCGTCGGCCTCGCCCGCAGCGAGTCCCTCCCGGTCGCGGCCCGCTTCGCCTCCCGGGTCGGGGCCTTCGCCGCCACCGGCCACGGCGCCCAGCCCAGCTACCCCGGCAGCGAGGACCAGCTGCCGCAGCTGGACGGAGCAGGGGCATGA
- the rbsD gene encoding D-ribose pyranase: protein MKRRGILHPELSAHLARLGHTDTFVIGDCGLPIPPGVARVDLAVTLGVPGFAEVTDSILAEIEVEAAVIAAEAAGSPAGEVLRARFPGAASVAHEEFKQLTAQARFVVRTGETTPFSNVIVRCGVPF, encoded by the coding sequence ATGAAGCGCCGCGGGATCCTCCACCCCGAGCTCAGCGCGCACCTGGCCCGCCTCGGCCACACCGACACCTTCGTGATCGGCGACTGCGGCCTGCCCATCCCGCCGGGAGTGGCGCGCGTGGACCTCGCCGTGACCCTCGGCGTGCCCGGCTTCGCCGAGGTGACCGACTCGATCCTCGCCGAGATCGAGGTGGAGGCCGCCGTGATCGCCGCCGAGGCCGCGGGCTCCCCGGCGGGGGAGGTGCTTCGGGCGCGGTTCCCGGGCGCCGCGAGCGTGGCGCACGAGGAGTTCAAGCAGCTCACGGCCCAGGCGCGCTTCGTGGTGCGCACGGGGGAGACCACCCCGTTCTCGAACGTGATCGTGCGATGCGGGGTGCCGTTCTAG
- the betT gene encoding choline BCCT transporter BetT has product MRTKGPADFADRAQPRINWLVFVSASLIILTFSVWAILSPDHAAGTMNLAVDWISVNLGWFYVLTITLAILFVLWVAFSKEGGVRLGPDHSRPQYNLFTWVSMLFAAGVGIDMLFYSVTGPVTQYIAPPSVTPESAEAAQDAVIWTMFHYGIAGWSVYALLGMAMGYFAYRWGMPLSIRAALYPLLGKRVRGRMGDAIDIFALVGTVFGVATSMGIGVVLLNVGFSLLFGLPEGLALQIALVAVAVVMTIAACTSGVDKGIRMISELNLWVAGAMIAYILISGNTAFLLSTMVENIGRFVFTLPARTLETFGYVDGGAEWMSSWTLFFWAFWLAWGPFVGLFLARISRGRTLREFVIAAITAPVLCDFLIVTIFGNSALRKVLDGDSEFAALAMANPQHGWYALLQSLPGASFLIGLATLSGMLFYLTSANSGAMVMANFSSSIPDPAQDGAKWLRIYWALVTAVLTIGMLIAGGVRTMELATLIFALPVTIIVYLVMASFSKVLRMERAEREGITRRTPQVAAHGGHAPEKTWRQRLAQIRSYPTERAVARFETDVISPALRDVSAEFTKLGYTASLTTGPGAGGAISEYTLVVTMPEGQRDFQYRVAPVQAAVPTFGARSMSRGADVYYRLEVFTQTGSEGYDLMGLTSQQVIDDVIDRYEAHLAFLQYSNEHAYESVITPTRVPHTDPSPHVPEEPDDVEPIDDRQ; this is encoded by the coding sequence CTGCGCACCAAGGGCCCTGCGGACTTCGCCGACCGTGCGCAGCCGCGCATCAACTGGCTGGTCTTCGTCAGCGCATCGCTGATCATCCTCACGTTCTCGGTCTGGGCGATCCTCTCCCCCGACCACGCCGCCGGGACGATGAACCTCGCCGTCGACTGGATCTCCGTGAACCTCGGCTGGTTCTACGTGCTGACCATCACGCTGGCGATCCTGTTCGTGCTCTGGGTCGCCTTTTCCAAGGAGGGCGGGGTCCGGCTGGGACCGGACCACTCCCGGCCCCAGTACAACCTGTTCACCTGGGTCTCGATGCTGTTCGCCGCCGGGGTGGGCATCGACATGCTGTTCTACTCGGTGACCGGCCCGGTCACGCAGTACATCGCTCCCCCGTCGGTGACGCCGGAATCCGCCGAGGCGGCGCAGGATGCGGTGATCTGGACGATGTTCCACTACGGGATCGCCGGCTGGTCCGTCTACGCCCTGCTCGGCATGGCGATGGGGTACTTCGCCTACCGCTGGGGCATGCCGCTGTCGATCCGCGCGGCCCTGTACCCGCTGCTCGGCAAGCGGGTCCGCGGCCGGATGGGCGACGCGATCGACATCTTCGCCCTCGTGGGCACCGTCTTCGGCGTCGCCACCTCGATGGGCATCGGGGTGGTCCTGCTGAACGTCGGCTTCTCCCTCCTGTTCGGGCTGCCCGAGGGTCTGGCGCTGCAGATCGCGCTGGTCGCCGTCGCCGTCGTGATGACGATCGCGGCCTGCACCTCGGGGGTCGACAAGGGGATCCGCATGATCTCCGAGCTGAACCTCTGGGTGGCCGGCGCGATGATCGCGTACATCCTGATCAGCGGGAACACCGCCTTCCTGCTCAGCACGATGGTCGAGAACATCGGCCGCTTCGTCTTCACCCTGCCCGCCCGGACCCTGGAGACCTTCGGATACGTCGACGGCGGCGCCGAATGGATGAGCAGCTGGACCCTGTTCTTCTGGGCGTTCTGGCTCGCGTGGGGGCCGTTCGTGGGCCTGTTCCTCGCCCGCATCTCCCGCGGGCGCACACTGCGCGAGTTCGTGATCGCGGCGATCACCGCGCCGGTGCTGTGCGACTTCCTCATCGTGACGATCTTCGGGAACTCCGCACTGCGCAAGGTGCTGGACGGGGACTCCGAGTTCGCGGCGCTCGCGATGGCCAACCCGCAGCACGGCTGGTACGCCCTGCTGCAGTCCCTGCCCGGGGCGAGCTTCCTGATCGGCCTGGCCACCCTCTCCGGCATGCTCTTCTACCTCACCAGCGCCAACTCCGGCGCCATGGTGATGGCCAACTTCTCCTCCTCCATCCCCGATCCCGCGCAGGACGGCGCGAAGTGGCTGCGCATCTACTGGGCGCTGGTCACGGCGGTGCTGACGATCGGGATGCTGATCGCCGGGGGCGTGCGCACGATGGAGCTGGCGACGCTGATCTTCGCGCTGCCGGTGACGATCATCGTCTATCTGGTGATGGCCTCGTTCTCGAAGGTGCTGCGGATGGAACGCGCCGAACGCGAGGGGATCACGAGGCGCACGCCGCAGGTCGCCGCGCACGGCGGCCACGCGCCCGAGAAGACGTGGCGGCAGCGGCTCGCGCAGATCCGGTCCTACCCCACCGAGCGCGCCGTCGCACGGTTCGAGACCGACGTGATCTCCCCCGCGCTGCGGGACGTCTCGGCGGAGTTCACGAAGCTCGGCTACACGGCCTCGCTCACGACCGGCCCCGGAGCCGGCGGCGCGATCTCCGAGTACACGCTGGTGGTGACGATGCCCGAGGGGCAGCGGGACTTCCAGTACCGGGTCGCGCCCGTGCAGGCCGCCGTCCCCACCTTCGGTGCCCGCAGCATGTCCCGGGGCGCGGATGTGTACTACCGCCTCGAGGTGTTCACGCAGACCGGCTCGGAGGGGTACGACCTCATGGGGCTGACGTCCCAGCAGGTGATCGACGACGTCATCGACCGGTACGAGGCGCATCTGGCGTTCCTGCAGTACTCCAACGAGCACGCCTACGAGTCCGTGATCACGCCGACCCGCGTGCCGCACACCGATCCCAGCCCGCACGTCCCCGAAGAGCCCGACGACGTCGAGCCGATCGACGACCGGCAGTAG
- a CDS encoding helix-turn-helix domain-containing protein has product MGVMIAAIESARTAAGLSQRELADRAGVSQPTLQRILAGTRPAKMPEIVLIADAVGCTVAQLTGSAVADRVQCAARSTNGEGMDAMRQRLLHFMELDAYLDDHAIPAL; this is encoded by the coding sequence ATGGGCGTGATGATCGCTGCGATCGAAAGCGCACGCACGGCAGCCGGCCTGTCGCAACGCGAATTAGCGGACAGGGCGGGTGTTTCGCAGCCGACCTTGCAGCGCATCCTCGCTGGCACACGCCCGGCCAAGATGCCGGAGATCGTCCTGATCGCTGACGCGGTGGGGTGCACCGTTGCTCAGCTCACCGGAAGTGCCGTGGCGGACCGTGTGCAATGCGCGGCCCGCTCGACGAATGGCGAGGGCATGGACGCTATGCGTCAGCGCCTCCTGCACTTCATGGAGCTTGACGCCTACCTCGATGACCACGCGATCCCAGCGCTCTGA
- a CDS encoding ImmA/IrrE family metallo-endopeptidase, with amino-acid sequence MVGAEQQAETAAEAFRQQYRLGVQPLGDLVALIEQTTGHDVAVLEAPADSHGLTMRDPVRDRTFIGVARTRHPMRQRSTLAHELAHVVFGDWTQGLAKRSPEEIRADAFARHLLTPRAGLTAFLGEGHHAEASTLSAVVQRFLVSPAIAAIAMRDAGLIDSSRCDSWRVLSTPHLATRFGWSDHYATLQADSDRLRAPQGLVARTIAGYAAGVISAQAVATVRGVPVETVQDELAAAGIVPEQLDPEDYELHELPEPTIDVSDLEDADPST; translated from the coding sequence ATGGTCGGCGCGGAGCAGCAGGCCGAGACGGCCGCTGAGGCATTCCGGCAGCAGTACCGCCTGGGAGTTCAACCTCTCGGGGATCTCGTAGCACTGATCGAGCAGACTACGGGGCACGATGTCGCAGTGCTTGAGGCGCCGGCGGACTCCCATGGGCTGACGATGCGTGACCCGGTGCGAGACCGGACGTTCATCGGCGTCGCTCGCACTCGGCATCCGATGCGTCAGCGCAGCACGCTCGCCCACGAGCTTGCTCACGTGGTGTTCGGCGATTGGACACAGGGCCTCGCGAAGCGTTCACCGGAAGAGATCCGTGCCGATGCCTTCGCCCGGCACCTGCTGACTCCCCGTGCGGGGCTCACCGCGTTCCTCGGCGAGGGGCACCATGCCGAGGCGTCCACGCTGTCTGCCGTCGTGCAGAGATTCCTCGTCTCACCCGCGATCGCAGCGATCGCGATGAGGGACGCCGGATTGATCGACTCGAGTAGATGCGATTCCTGGAGGGTGCTGAGCACGCCTCACCTGGCCACACGCTTCGGGTGGAGTGATCATTACGCCACGCTGCAAGCGGACTCCGACCGCCTTCGTGCGCCTCAGGGACTGGTCGCTCGAACGATCGCCGGGTACGCGGCGGGGGTGATCTCAGCCCAAGCCGTCGCCACCGTGCGAGGCGTGCCCGTCGAGACGGTGCAGGATGAACTGGCCGCTGCCGGAATCGTTCCAGAGCAGCTGGACCCGGAAGACTATGAACTCCATGAGCTGCCCGAGCCCACGATCGACGTGAGCGATCTGGAGGATGCGGACCCGTCGACATGA